The following are encoded together in the Pan troglodytes isolate AG18354 chromosome 6, NHGRI_mPanTro3-v2.0_pri, whole genome shotgun sequence genome:
- the LOC134810428 gene encoding uncharacterized protein LOC134810428 isoform X2, with the protein MESNGIHHRMESSGIIEWNPKESSLHGIKWNHQMETNGLFIKWNQMESTNGIEWNHHQMESNGIIEWNHHRMELIEWNHHRMESNGIIIEWKQKESSSNGIQWNHRMDSKGIIIEWNRMESSNGNQWTLHRMESNGIIEWNQMESSLNGIEWNHHRMVSNGIIIEWYQMESSSNGNEWNHHRMELIRIIIEWN; encoded by the coding sequence atggaatccaatggaattcatcatcgaatggaatcgagtggaatcatcgaatggaatccaaaggaatcatcattgcatggaatcaaatggaatcatcaaatggaaaccaATGGACtcttcatcaaatggaatcaaatggaatcaacgaatggtatcgaatggaatcatcatcaaatggaatcgaatggaatcatcgaatggaatcatcatcgaatggaattaattgaatggaatcatcatcgaatggaatcaaatggaatcatcattgaatggaaacaaaaggaatcatcatcaaatggaatccaatggaatcatcgaatggattccaaaggaatcatcatcgaatggaatcgaatggaatcatcaaatggaaaccaATGGACTcttcatcgaatggaatccaatggaatcattgaatggaatcaaatggaatcgtcattgaatggaattgaatggaatcatcatcgaatggtatcgaatggaatcatcatcgaatggtatcaaatggaatcatcatcaaatggaaacgaatggaatcatcatcgcatggaattgattagaatcatcatcgaatggaattga